One part of the Salinivirga cyanobacteriivorans genome encodes these proteins:
- the rny gene encoding ribonuclease Y, with the protein MDGLTIIFLIISFLVGATVSFFLWNAMLRKRKDNIIKEGRTEAEVLKKDKILQAKEKFLELKNEHEKYINEKNSKINQQEQKLKQKEQNFSQRSEELNRKKRELEAIKENLSSQMELLEKREAEVEKTHKAQVEQLEAISGMSVEDAKAQLMESLKAEARTEAMSYINDIMEEAKISANKEAKRIVIQTIQRVATEEAIENSVTVFNIDNDDIKGRIIGREGRNIRALEAATGIEIIVDDTPEAIILSGFDPVRREIARLSLHQLVTDGRIHPARIEEVAAKTKKQIEEEIIETGKRTAIDLGIHGLHPELIRLIGKMKYRSSYGQNLLQHSREVANLSAIMAGELGLNTKLAKRAGLLHDIGKVPDDDPEIPHAVFGMKLAEKYKEKPEVCNAIGAHHDEVEMNTLIAPIVQVCDAISGARPGARREVVESYIKRLKDLENLALRHDGVLKTYAIQAGRELRVIVGSDKVSDKESEALSFEISKQIQDEMTYPGQVKVTVIRETRSVNYAK; encoded by the coding sequence TTCTTGTAGGTGCCACCGTTTCATTCTTTCTGTGGAATGCCATGCTGCGCAAACGGAAAGACAACATCATTAAGGAAGGTCGCACCGAAGCCGAAGTGCTCAAAAAAGACAAAATACTTCAGGCTAAAGAAAAATTTCTCGAGTTAAAAAATGAACATGAGAAATACATCAATGAGAAAAACTCGAAAATTAATCAGCAAGAACAAAAACTAAAGCAAAAAGAACAAAATTTCTCTCAACGCTCAGAGGAATTAAACCGAAAAAAACGCGAATTAGAGGCAATTAAGGAGAACCTCTCCAGCCAAATGGAATTACTTGAAAAACGAGAGGCTGAGGTAGAAAAAACACACAAAGCACAGGTTGAACAACTGGAAGCAATTAGCGGTATGTCGGTTGAAGATGCAAAGGCACAACTTATGGAGTCGCTGAAGGCAGAAGCCAGAACCGAGGCAATGTCGTACATTAATGACATCATGGAAGAAGCCAAAATTTCAGCCAACAAAGAGGCCAAACGCATTGTGATTCAAACCATACAACGCGTTGCTACCGAAGAAGCCATTGAAAACTCAGTGACTGTATTCAATATTGACAACGACGATATCAAAGGCCGAATTATTGGTCGCGAAGGTCGAAACATCCGCGCGCTCGAGGCAGCAACAGGTATCGAAATCATTGTTGATGATACACCTGAAGCAATTATTCTGAGTGGCTTTGATCCGGTACGAAGAGAAATCGCAAGATTATCACTCCACCAGCTGGTTACAGATGGCCGCATACACCCTGCACGTATTGAAGAGGTTGCTGCCAAAACAAAAAAACAAATTGAGGAAGAAATTATTGAAACAGGAAAGCGAACTGCCATTGATTTGGGAATTCATGGTTTACATCCTGAATTGATAAGACTTATAGGTAAAATGAAATATCGTAGTTCCTATGGTCAAAACCTTTTACAGCACAGCCGTGAGGTTGCAAACCTCTCTGCAATAATGGCGGGCGAACTGGGGCTAAACACCAAATTGGCCAAACGCGCCGGATTGCTGCACGATATTGGTAAGGTGCCAGATGACGATCCGGAAATTCCACACGCAGTTTTCGGAATGAAACTGGCCGAAAAATACAAAGAAAAGCCTGAAGTTTGCAATGCTATTGGTGCACACCACGACGAAGTGGAAATGAACACACTCATTGCACCAATCGTACAGGTTTGCGATGCCATATCAGGAGCTCGCCCCGGTGCACGACGCGAAGTAGTAGAATCTTACATCAAGCGCCTTAAAGACCTTGAAAACCTCGCGCTACGACACGATGGCGTGCTTAAAACTTATGCAATACAGGCAGGCCGCGAACTACGCGTAATTGTTGGAAGCGATAAAGTTTCTGATAAAGAGTCAGAAGCACTCTCATTTGAAATTTCAAAACAAATACAGGATGAGATGACTTACCCAGGGCAGGTAAAAGTAACTGTCATTAGAGAAACACGCTCAGTAAACTACGCGAAATAA
- a CDS encoding SDR family oxidoreductase, whose protein sequence is MTQTKQILITGVAGFIGSNLAEALMKKGYRVSGIDNFATGKHKNIQELQTLFPDFKFTEGDIRDRALLDKVVPGNDIIIHQAALGSVPRSIKDPSTSIDVNITGTTNVFYAAYKYNVERVVYAASSSTYGDSEELPKVEHKIGKPLSPYAISKYVNELLAENFHRIYGLNLIGLRYFNVFGRRQDPESTYAAVIPKFVSQLMNHQPPTINGDGEFSRDFTYIKNVIQANELAATTKKPEALNQVYNVACGEQTSLNELFAMIRKELTQFDKSIAEIEPDYGPTRAGDIPHSLASIELARTLLGYAPQYNVSDGLKEAINWYWKNL, encoded by the coding sequence ATGACACAAACCAAACAAATACTCATTACCGGAGTCGCCGGGTTTATTGGATCAAACCTCGCCGAGGCCTTAATGAAAAAGGGCTATAGGGTAAGTGGAATTGACAACTTTGCCACGGGCAAACACAAAAACATTCAAGAACTCCAAACGCTTTTCCCCGATTTTAAATTTACTGAAGGTGATATACGCGACAGGGCTTTACTTGACAAAGTTGTGCCTGGCAATGATATTATCATACATCAGGCTGCGTTGGGTTCAGTACCCAGGAGCATAAAAGATCCATCAACATCTATTGATGTGAATATCACCGGCACAACAAATGTGTTTTATGCAGCATATAAATATAACGTAGAACGCGTGGTATATGCAGCAAGTTCGTCGACATATGGCGACAGTGAAGAGTTGCCTAAAGTTGAACACAAAATCGGGAAACCTCTATCGCCATATGCAATAAGCAAATACGTCAATGAGTTACTGGCTGAAAACTTTCACCGTATTTATGGCTTAAATCTCATAGGCCTTCGCTATTTCAATGTTTTTGGCCGCCGGCAGGATCCGGAAAGCACTTATGCAGCGGTAATACCAAAATTTGTGAGCCAATTAATGAATCACCAACCACCTACAATCAATGGTGACGGTGAATTTTCGCGCGACTTCACTTATATTAAAAACGTGATACAGGCCAATGAACTGGCAGCCACAACTAAAAAGCCCGAAGCGCTAAACCAGGTATACAACGTGGCATGCGGGGAGCAAACATCACTGAACGAACTTTTTGCTATGATTCGAAAAGAATTGACGCAATTCGACAAATCAATAGCTGAAATAGAGCCCGATTATGGCCCCACCAGAGCAGGTGACATCCCCCACTCGCTTGCCAGTATTGAACTCGCCAGAACCTTACTGGGCTATGCACCCCAATACAATGTAAGTGACGGTTTAAAAGAGGCAATTAATTGGTATTGGAAAAACTTGTAA
- a CDS encoding DegT/DnrJ/EryC1/StrS family aminotransferase, whose translation MEQIQMVDLQTQYKRLQKEIDESIQNVIEGAKFINGPAVKSFAANLADYLDVKHVIPCANGTDALQIALMSAGIQPGDEVITPDFTFIATVEVVALLGAKPVLADVNPEDFTIDVNQLESLITDKTKAIVPVHLFGQCANMASIMNIARKHNLKVIEDTAQAIGSDYYIKDKPGKAGALGDFGCTSFFPSKNLGCYGDGGALYTNDDELAAIAKSITNHGSTVKYHHDRIGVNSRLDAMQAAILKVKLKNLDDFNRRRQAAAIFYDHHLEEIPEIAIPVKRDASTHTYHQYTIKVPKGENKKLQEYLKKHDIPSMIYYPIPLHKQAAFEQWTDDRTFPVSDELAERVLSLPMHTELTKEQLTHICNTIKTYFHE comes from the coding sequence ATGGAGCAAATACAGATGGTTGATCTTCAAACTCAATACAAACGGCTTCAAAAAGAAATTGACGAAAGTATTCAAAATGTTATAGAAGGCGCAAAATTCATAAACGGACCTGCAGTAAAAAGCTTCGCAGCTAATCTGGCAGACTATCTTGACGTAAAACATGTAATTCCATGTGCCAATGGTACCGACGCCCTTCAGATTGCACTCATGAGTGCAGGAATACAACCAGGCGACGAAGTAATTACTCCCGATTTTACTTTTATTGCAACCGTTGAGGTTGTTGCGCTCCTCGGAGCAAAACCAGTGCTTGCAGATGTAAACCCAGAAGATTTCACAATAGATGTCAATCAACTGGAATCACTCATAACAGATAAAACCAAAGCCATTGTACCCGTGCACCTTTTTGGTCAATGTGCCAACATGGCTTCAATAATGAATATTGCGCGTAAGCACAACCTGAAAGTCATTGAAGACACCGCCCAGGCCATAGGTTCTGATTATTACATTAAAGACAAACCCGGTAAAGCAGGCGCACTCGGAGATTTTGGGTGTACCTCATTCTTCCCCTCTAAAAATTTGGGGTGCTACGGCGATGGTGGTGCATTATATACAAATGACGATGAACTTGCTGCAATAGCAAAAAGCATTACCAACCATGGTAGTACAGTAAAATACCACCACGACAGGATTGGCGTAAACAGTCGCCTCGATGCTATGCAGGCAGCAATACTAAAGGTGAAACTTAAAAACCTGGACGATTTTAACCGAAGACGTCAGGCAGCTGCTATCTTTTACGATCACCACCTTGAAGAGATACCAGAAATAGCAATACCTGTAAAACGAGATGCTTCAACACATACCTATCATCAATACACAATAAAAGTACCCAAAGGTGAAAACAAAAAATTACAGGAATATTTAAAAAAACACGACATCCCGTCCATGATTTATTACCCGATACCGCTTCATAAGCAAGCCGCATTCGAACAATGGACAGATGACCGCACATTTCCCGTTTCAGATGAATTGGCTGAACGAGTATTATCTTTACCTATGCATACAGAACTTACAAAAGAGCAGCTTACCCATATTTGTAACACCATAAAAACATACTTCCATGAATAA
- a CDS encoding acyltransferase, with protein MNKNDFFIHETAVMDEPCEIGEGTKIWHFSHIMKNSRIGKKCNLGQNVVVSPDVVLGDNVKVQNNISIYTGVICEDDVFLGPSMVFTNVINPRSAVPRRDQYAKTTVRKGATIGANATIVCGNDIGKYAFIGAGAVVTKAIPDYALVVGNPSRQIGWMSEYGHRLHFDEHNRAQCPESKDFYILKNGQVKKES; from the coding sequence ATGAATAAAAACGATTTTTTCATTCATGAAACAGCAGTGATGGACGAGCCCTGCGAAATAGGGGAGGGTACAAAAATATGGCATTTTAGCCACATCATGAAAAACAGCCGCATTGGGAAAAAATGTAACCTGGGCCAAAATGTTGTCGTATCGCCTGATGTAGTGCTTGGCGACAATGTAAAGGTCCAAAACAATATTTCAATATATACTGGTGTAATTTGCGAAGATGATGTATTTCTTGGACCAAGCATGGTTTTCACAAATGTAATCAATCCAAGAAGTGCAGTTCCCAGAAGAGACCAATATGCAAAAACAACCGTGCGAAAAGGCGCGACAATAGGGGCAAATGCAACAATTGTATGCGGCAACGATATTGGCAAGTATGCCTTTATTGGAGCAGGAGCTGTGGTGACCAAAGCCATACCCGATTATGCACTTGTGGTAGGAAACCCCTCAAGACAAATAGGCTGGATGAGCGAATATGGTCACCGGCTTCATTTCGACGAACACAACCGGGCACAATGTCCCGAAAGCAAAGATTTTTACATACTTAAAAATGGACAAGTAAAAAAAGAGAGTTAA
- a CDS encoding HpcH/HpaI aldolase/citrate lyase family protein has protein sequence MLKSYFFVPATKQKFIDKMPEIEADEFVFDLEDAIAENEIESAFENLENIEGREQYIVRPRLYSSSGKLKNKNLERLIDLGFRRFYIPKAETKQMLDELLNIFNYYDIKDLEWYYLVESPSALMHVKEMALSGKYPFKGLCLGAQDYAANLGMTYSLENIKWARHYLLNVAKACNIEAIDMASMVLEDRDLFEKECHQGFQMGYDAKIIVHPAQLKVLQEIEYYNQAEINHAIAINERFDLEKLKDFSIVTIDGLIYERPHIARIKKIIEYLNKKQN, from the coding sequence ATGCTTAAATCATATTTCTTCGTCCCGGCAACAAAACAGAAGTTTATTGATAAGATGCCTGAAATAGAGGCAGACGAGTTTGTTTTCGATCTTGAAGACGCTATTGCCGAGAACGAAATTGAATCGGCATTCGAAAACCTTGAAAATATTGAAGGGCGTGAGCAGTATATTGTTAGGCCCAGATTGTATTCATCATCAGGAAAACTCAAAAACAAAAACCTGGAAAGACTCATCGACCTTGGCTTCAGAAGGTTTTACATACCCAAAGCGGAAACAAAACAGATGCTTGATGAGTTACTGAACATTTTTAATTACTATGATATCAAGGACCTGGAATGGTATTACCTTGTGGAGTCGCCTTCAGCGCTTATGCATGTTAAAGAGATGGCGCTTTCGGGGAAATACCCCTTCAAAGGTCTTTGCCTGGGCGCCCAGGATTATGCGGCAAACCTTGGCATGACCTATTCACTTGAAAATATAAAATGGGCAAGACACTATTTGCTAAACGTAGCAAAAGCCTGTAATATTGAAGCCATTGATATGGCCTCTATGGTACTGGAAGACCGTGATTTGTTTGAAAAAGAATGCCACCAGGGCTTTCAGATGGGCTACGATGCCAAAATAATAGTACATCCTGCACAACTAAAAGTACTACAAGAAATTGAGTATTATAATCAGGCTGAAATTAACCATGCAATTGCCATTAATGAAAGGTTCGATCTGGAAAAACTCAAAGATTTTTCAATAGTAACCATCGATGGTCTAATTTACGAACGCCCACATATTGCGAGAATCAAAAAAATAATTGAATACCTGAACAAAAAGCAAAATTAA
- a CDS encoding Gfo/Idh/MocA family protein: MKTFGIIGVAGYIAVRHLKAVKETGNEVVAALDNFDSVGIMDSYFPDADFFTEFERFDRHVDKLKRHGSPLDYVSICSPNYLHDSHIRFAIRQGANAICEKPLVLNPWNVEGLMDLEKESGQKIYNILQLRYHPAILELKKKIEQQPDKIHDIDLTYITSRGKWYHFSWKGDPLKSGGIATNIGIHFFDMLTWIFGDVEQNITHKLTDTDAAGMLVLKKARVRWFLSVDYENVPAEIKEKGQRTYRSITVNGEEIEFSGGFTDLHTKSYEEILNGNGYGPADARTSIEIVHDIRNAKISSLTGDFHPFLKK; the protein is encoded by the coding sequence ATGAAAACATTCGGTATAATTGGCGTAGCTGGATATATAGCAGTTCGTCACCTCAAAGCAGTTAAAGAGACAGGAAATGAAGTTGTAGCTGCACTTGACAATTTTGACAGCGTTGGAATAATGGACTCATACTTCCCCGACGCTGACTTCTTTACAGAATTTGAGCGCTTCGACCGACACGTAGATAAACTTAAAAGACATGGTTCGCCACTGGACTATGTTTCCATTTGTTCCCCAAATTACCTTCATGATTCACACATCCGCTTTGCCATTAGACAAGGTGCAAATGCGATTTGTGAAAAACCACTTGTACTGAATCCATGGAATGTAGAAGGATTAATGGACCTGGAAAAGGAGAGCGGGCAAAAAATTTATAATATTTTACAACTTCGCTACCACCCGGCCATTCTGGAGTTAAAGAAAAAAATTGAGCAACAACCCGACAAAATTCACGATATAGATCTCACCTACATCACAAGCCGCGGCAAATGGTATCATTTCTCATGGAAAGGTGATCCTCTGAAATCAGGAGGCATTGCCACCAACATCGGAATTCATTTCTTTGACATGCTCACATGGATCTTTGGCGATGTAGAACAAAACATTACGCATAAACTCACAGACACAGATGCAGCAGGAATGCTTGTATTAAAAAAAGCGCGTGTTCGTTGGTTTTTGAGTGTGGATTATGAGAATGTACCCGCTGAAATAAAAGAAAAAGGACAGCGTACTTACCGTTCCATTACCGTTAATGGTGAAGAAATAGAATTCAGTGGTGGTTTTACTGACCTGCACACCAAAAGCTATGAAGAAATTCTTAATGGAAATGGATACGGCCCCGCCGACGCGAGAACATCTATAGAAATTGTACATGATATAAGGAATGCAAAAATCAGCAGTTTGACGGGTGATTTCCATCCATTTCTAAAAAAGTAG
- a CDS encoding nucleotide sugar dehydrogenase: MYEDITKGEKIISVIGLGYVGLPIALEFAKKVKVIGFDIKADRVEQMKKGIDPSRELKKEAFEGCDIEFTANPEDLKAAHFHIVAVPTPIDDHHLPDLKPLIAASEAVGKILKKGDYVVYESTVYPGCTEEECIPVLEEKSGLSFAKDFKVGFSPERINPGDKQHTLTTIKKVVSGNDAEALENIAKTYEMVITAGIHRAPTIKVAEAAKIIENTQRDVNIALMNELSMVFNKMDINTLDVLEAAGTKWNFLNFFPGLVGGHCIGVDPYYLLYKAKELGYHPRMIDSGRSINDGMGAYVVKEVVKKLVGQDKNVKGSRVLIMGITFKEDVADIRNSKIVDLVKEFESFGVNVDVIDEMADPKEVKEEYDIDIVNKTDGPYDVVCVAVQHEAYKKMGSKDFSDLGTKESIFVDIKGIFKNKVDEKQFIYWSL, encoded by the coding sequence ATGTACGAAGATATAACTAAAGGAGAAAAAATCATTTCAGTAATCGGGCTTGGCTATGTAGGCCTGCCTATTGCATTAGAATTTGCAAAAAAAGTCAAAGTAATTGGCTTTGATATCAAAGCCGACCGGGTTGAGCAAATGAAAAAAGGTATTGACCCAAGCAGGGAGCTCAAGAAGGAAGCATTTGAAGGTTGCGACATAGAATTCACTGCCAACCCCGAAGACCTAAAAGCGGCCCACTTTCATATCGTTGCAGTCCCAACGCCCATTGATGATCATCACCTACCTGACTTAAAGCCCCTGATTGCCGCATCAGAAGCTGTTGGCAAAATACTTAAAAAAGGAGACTACGTAGTTTATGAATCCACGGTATACCCCGGATGCACTGAAGAAGAGTGTATACCTGTACTGGAAGAAAAATCAGGACTCTCATTCGCCAAAGACTTTAAAGTTGGCTTCTCTCCTGAACGAATTAACCCGGGCGATAAGCAACATACATTAACCACAATAAAAAAGGTGGTTTCAGGTAATGACGCTGAAGCACTGGAAAACATTGCGAAAACCTACGAAATGGTTATTACAGCTGGTATTCACCGCGCTCCAACCATTAAAGTTGCAGAAGCAGCAAAAATTATTGAAAATACTCAGCGCGATGTAAACATTGCCTTGATGAATGAACTCTCTATGGTATTCAACAAAATGGATATCAACACGCTTGATGTGCTTGAAGCTGCCGGAACCAAATGGAACTTCCTGAATTTTTTCCCGGGCTTAGTCGGCGGTCATTGTATCGGTGTAGATCCGTATTATTTACTTTATAAAGCTAAAGAACTTGGGTACCACCCAAGAATGATAGACAGCGGACGTTCCATAAATGATGGAATGGGTGCTTATGTAGTTAAAGAGGTTGTAAAAAAACTCGTGGGGCAGGATAAAAATGTTAAAGGTAGCCGTGTATTAATTATGGGCATAACCTTTAAAGAAGATGTTGCCGACATCCGAAACTCAAAAATTGTAGACCTTGTAAAAGAATTTGAAAGCTTTGGAGTAAATGTGGATGTTATTGATGAGATGGCCGATCCAAAAGAAGTAAAAGAGGAATATGACATCGATATAGTCAATAAAACCGACGGCCCTTACGATGTGGTATGTGTTGCCGTACAGCACGAGGCATATAAGAAAATGGGGTCTAAAGATTTCTCCGACCTTGGCACCAAAGAATCTATTTTTGTTGACATTAAAGGCATATTTAAAAACAAAGTAGACGAAAAACAATTTATTTACTGGAGTTTATAA
- a CDS encoding MATE family efflux transporter, with protein sequence MRDLTNGSERSQIFRFALPMLIGNLFQQFYNIVDSIIVGNFINKQALAAVGASFPVIFTLISFVIGIGSGATIVISQFFGAKDYDKVVRAIDTTFIFMFFVSIIITALGLLFGEEIFGLLQLPQELLPQAMVYFSIYIGGSFVFFGFQTTSSILRGLGDSKTPLYFLMIATIFNVLLDLLFILVFNMGIAGAALATVISQGGAFVTAIVYLNRTHELIQFSFKGLVFDKEIFKKSLRIGLPTSFQQSFIAIGMTALMGIVNQFGTNVIAAYSVGMRLNSLATLPAMNFGSALSMFVGQNLGAGKIERVRKGYLSTLLMSATISVLVTLVVVVFGSQLMALFTQDESVISIGAEYLLIVGSFYIIFSIMFSTIGVLRGAGATIITMISSLLSLWAVRLPIAWWLSGEIGYEGIWWANPIGWAVSLVIVLSYYLSGRWKTKGVVASRPN encoded by the coding sequence ATGAGAGACCTTACCAACGGTAGTGAAAGAAGTCAAATTTTCCGTTTTGCTTTGCCCATGCTAATTGGCAACTTATTTCAGCAATTCTACAACATTGTTGACAGTATTATCGTTGGTAACTTCATTAATAAACAGGCGCTGGCTGCTGTTGGGGCATCATTCCCGGTAATTTTCACTTTAATCTCATTTGTAATTGGAATCGGATCAGGTGCAACAATTGTTATATCACAATTTTTTGGAGCAAAAGATTACGACAAAGTAGTAAGAGCAATTGATACGACATTCATTTTTATGTTTTTCGTATCCATAATTATCACTGCACTTGGGCTGCTATTTGGCGAAGAAATATTCGGCCTGTTACAACTTCCCCAGGAATTGTTACCCCAGGCCATGGTTTATTTCAGTATTTACATAGGCGGATCGTTTGTGTTTTTTGGTTTTCAAACTACAAGCAGTATTCTTCGCGGACTTGGAGATAGTAAAACCCCGCTTTACTTTCTGATGATCGCCACCATTTTTAATGTTTTGCTCGACTTACTTTTCATTCTTGTATTCAATATGGGTATAGCAGGAGCAGCATTAGCCACGGTAATTTCGCAGGGAGGCGCATTTGTAACAGCTATAGTATACCTGAACAGAACACATGAGCTTATCCAGTTTTCGTTTAAAGGCCTGGTTTTCGACAAAGAAATTTTTAAGAAAAGCCTGCGTATTGGATTACCAACATCATTTCAGCAATCTTTTATAGCCATTGGAATGACAGCCCTAATGGGTATTGTAAACCAGTTTGGCACCAATGTAATTGCTGCATACAGTGTTGGCATGCGGCTAAACTCACTGGCAACACTCCCAGCAATGAATTTTGGATCGGCCCTTTCTATGTTTGTAGGCCAGAACCTGGGAGCCGGAAAAATAGAAAGAGTCCGAAAGGGTTATCTTTCAACCTTATTAATGTCTGCTACAATTAGTGTATTGGTAACCTTGGTCGTAGTAGTTTTTGGAAGCCAGTTAATGGCACTCTTTACGCAAGACGAATCCGTTATATCAATAGGGGCTGAATATTTGCTTATTGTAGGCTCTTTTTACATTATATTTTCGATAATGTTCAGTACCATAGGTGTTTTAAGGGGGGCCGGGGCAACTATCATCACCATGATTTCTTCGTTATTATCATTGTGGGCAGTAAGGCTTCCGATTGCCTGGTGGCTGTCTGGAGAAATTGGGTACGAAGGCATTTGGTGGGCCAACCCCATAGGCTGGGCTGTAAGTCTGGTTATTGTACTTTCTTACTACCTGTCGGGTCGTTGGAAAACAAAAGGAGTTGTGGCCTCAAGACCAAATTAA
- a CDS encoding DUF134 domain-containing protein, protein MPRRTRKRTVFLPPKGRGWKSVNKNTSDTITLNFDEYEAIKLLDYEHLKQEEVAEIMNVSRPTLTRIYNAARKKMARALVRDAHIKIEGGNIEVNESWYFCSNCNISFNIYDTHIFCPMCKSETTIEKIAENL, encoded by the coding sequence ATGCCACGAAGAACCAGAAAAAGAACCGTTTTTTTACCGCCAAAAGGCAGGGGGTGGAAATCTGTCAACAAAAACACTTCTGACACCATAACATTAAACTTCGATGAATACGAAGCCATAAAGCTATTGGACTATGAGCACCTTAAGCAAGAAGAAGTAGCAGAAATAATGAATGTTTCCAGACCTACACTTACGAGAATTTATAACGCCGCCAGAAAAAAAATGGCAAGAGCACTTGTGCGGGATGCACACATCAAAATTGAGGGTGGAAATATTGAAGTAAATGAATCCTGGTATTTTTGCTCCAATTGCAATATATCATTCAACATTTATGACACACACATTTTTTGCCCCATGTGTAAATCTGAAACTACCATCGAAAAAATTGCTGAAAACCTCTAG